Proteins from a genomic interval of Sphingobacterium sp. SYP-B4668:
- a CDS encoding GLPGLI family protein: protein MIRILIILSAVLLQIEAVVAQHAYFPTQGTIYFEKVTYTKARMKEMMNKMGNQNDRGMRYDMSGHMSEMPESVTTNFVMQFDQQQTLMLSEEASGTGSTQMRGRGQGGRGGGRSGNMQMAAPIVSRGGRGAGQKTFYQNLKSKETSIQVELDEKYILKDSLQQVTWRFTDEYRNIAGYDCRRVNGATTDSLYLIAFYTDQIPVDGGPVLTGGLPGMILGLVIPEMHINYWATKVDFTNTPITTSWKDKKAKEITMTNFFDLLSKSVFSRGRANSQQSRRSIMENLIY from the coding sequence ATGATTAGGATACTCATCATACTTAGCGCTGTATTACTGCAAATAGAGGCTGTCGTAGCGCAGCATGCCTACTTCCCTACCCAAGGTACCATCTACTTTGAAAAGGTCACCTACACCAAGGCCCGAATGAAAGAGATGATGAACAAGATGGGCAATCAAAACGATAGAGGAATGCGATACGACATGTCGGGCCATATGTCGGAGATGCCAGAGAGCGTAACCACAAATTTTGTGATGCAATTCGACCAACAGCAGACACTCATGCTTTCGGAGGAAGCCAGTGGTACTGGTTCTACCCAAATGAGAGGTAGAGGTCAAGGAGGACGAGGAGGAGGTCGAAGTGGAAATATGCAGATGGCCGCTCCAATAGTATCCAGAGGTGGCAGAGGTGCCGGACAAAAGACGTTTTATCAAAATTTAAAATCAAAAGAAACATCCATCCAAGTAGAATTAGATGAAAAATACATTTTAAAAGATAGTTTGCAACAAGTGACTTGGCGATTTACCGATGAGTACCGAAATATAGCTGGATATGATTGCAGACGGGTAAACGGAGCAACAACAGACTCGTTATATTTAATTGCATTTTACACTGACCAGATACCTGTAGATGGAGGACCTGTACTGACGGGCGGCCTTCCGGGGATGATTTTGGGACTGGTCATTCCCGAAATGCATATCAATTATTGGGCAACCAAAGTAGACTTTACGAATACGCCGATTACAACTAGTTGGAAAGATAAGAAGGCTAAGGAAATCACGATGACCAATTTTTTCGATTTACTTTCGAAAAGTGTATTCTCAAGGGGAAGGGCGAATAGCCAACAGAGTCGTCGCTCGATTATGGAAAACCTGATATACTAA
- a CDS encoding Gfo/Idh/MocA family oxidoreductase: protein MMNHYISRRSFLKKSAVAGGAVVVANSLLGHVVLAKPNERVNLACVGVGNRAADIIRDLYKTGLCNIVALCDVDMGAPHTLGILKEFPDVPRFTDFRQMFDKMGSQIDAVSVGTPDFAHFAITMMALDLGKHVYVEKPMAHTFWEVELMMQKAKKQNKVVTQMGNQGHSEANYFQFKAWKDAGIIKNVTRIDAHMNMPRRWHGWDTNIKAFPLPEHTPETLDWDLWQMQTMGHDYNKDFVNGQWRCWFDFGMGALGDWGAHLLDTAHEFLDMGLPTSVEAVKLDGHNSFFFPMSSTLKFHFPKRKGMPAIDINWYDGLDNLPPIPEGYGVSGLDPNIPPPSNGALQPVKLNPGKIIYSKDLTFKGGSHGSTLQIIPESKAKDIAGRLPQVQASPSNHFANFLKACKGQEKTRSSFEIAGPLSQVFCLGVMTQKMNNKITFDPIKKEVTNDKFANAMLMGPPPRKGWEQYYVV, encoded by the coding sequence ATGATGAATCATTATATATCGAGAAGAAGTTTCCTTAAAAAATCTGCTGTAGCAGGAGGCGCTGTCGTTGTCGCCAATAGCCTGTTGGGGCATGTTGTATTGGCTAAACCCAATGAACGAGTCAATTTGGCCTGTGTCGGAGTTGGCAATCGAGCTGCTGATATTATTAGAGATCTTTACAAAACAGGTTTGTGCAATATTGTCGCCCTATGCGATGTGGATATGGGCGCACCCCATACATTAGGTATACTGAAAGAATTTCCAGATGTACCACGCTTCACGGATTTCAGACAGATGTTTGATAAGATGGGTAGTCAAATTGACGCGGTATCAGTAGGTACACCTGATTTTGCACACTTTGCCATCACGATGATGGCATTGGATTTAGGAAAACACGTCTATGTTGAAAAGCCCATGGCCCATACCTTCTGGGAAGTAGAGCTGATGATGCAAAAGGCGAAGAAGCAGAATAAGGTAGTCACCCAAATGGGAAATCAAGGACATTCGGAGGCTAATTATTTTCAATTCAAAGCTTGGAAAGATGCAGGTATCATCAAGAATGTAACCCGCATCGATGCGCACATGAATATGCCTCGCAGATGGCACGGCTGGGATACCAATATCAAGGCTTTTCCACTCCCTGAGCATACACCTGAAACGTTGGACTGGGATCTTTGGCAGATGCAGACGATGGGACATGATTACAATAAAGATTTTGTCAACGGGCAGTGGCGCTGTTGGTTTGATTTTGGAATGGGGGCATTGGGAGACTGGGGAGCACATTTGTTGGATACCGCTCACGAATTCCTAGATATGGGACTTCCTACATCCGTTGAAGCTGTTAAATTGGACGGTCACAATTCCTTTTTCTTTCCAATGTCTTCGACATTGAAATTTCATTTTCCTAAACGCAAGGGGATGCCTGCTATAGATATCAACTGGTATGACGGATTGGACAATCTACCTCCAATTCCGGAAGGTTATGGTGTTTCTGGATTAGATCCTAATATTCCACCCCCAAGTAACGGGGCCCTGCAGCCGGTTAAATTGAATCCCGGAAAGATTATTTATTCGAAAGACTTAACATTCAAAGGAGGATCTCACGGTAGTACATTACAGATTATTCCAGAATCAAAAGCTAAGGATATAGCGGGCCGCTTGCCACAGGTACAAGCTTCACCTTCCAACCACTTTGCGAACTTTCTTAAAGCTTGCAAAGGCCAAGAAAAGACACGGTCTTCTTTTGAAATAGCGGGCCCTTTAAGCCAAGTGTTCTGCTTGGGTGTGATGACGCAGAAGATGAACAACAAGATAACGTTTGACCCAATCAAGAAAGAGGTCACCAATGATAAATTTGCGAATGCAATGTTAATGGGACCTCCACCACGCAAAGGGTGGGAGCAGTATTATGTTGTATAG